In a single window of the Bradyrhizobium erythrophlei genome:
- a CDS encoding carbohydrate ABC transporter permease — protein MNDAANTDRWIRWLNTVQLVLAGIIIMAPTVWMVLSSFKPSFEVTAYPPTLIFSPTLENYVELTRTTPFLSYALNSLIVTVGSTALGLLFGIPAAFAVSWTRISWPAILTLAARMAPGTLFLLPWYVMFRQVGMIGSYTALILSHAVITLPIVIWVLLPSFDGIPRSVFEAAQVDGCSVTRILWRIALPLVASGVAVSAILAFVFSWNYFLFALVLSNGDTKTLIAAAFNFIGEGSTQWGALMAAATLIALPPLVLAALVQRWLVSGLTLGAVKG, from the coding sequence ATGAACGATGCAGCCAACACCGACCGCTGGATCCGCTGGCTCAACACGGTGCAGCTCGTCCTCGCCGGAATCATCATCATGGCTCCGACGGTCTGGATGGTGCTGTCCTCGTTCAAGCCGTCCTTCGAGGTCACCGCCTATCCGCCGACGCTGATCTTCTCGCCGACGCTGGAGAACTATGTCGAGCTGACCAGGACCACGCCGTTCCTAAGTTATGCGCTCAACAGCCTGATCGTCACCGTCGGGTCGACCGCGCTCGGGCTGCTTTTTGGCATCCCGGCCGCCTTCGCCGTTTCCTGGACGCGCATTTCCTGGCCCGCGATCCTGACGCTGGCTGCGCGTATGGCACCCGGCACGTTGTTCCTGCTGCCGTGGTACGTCATGTTCCGGCAGGTCGGCATGATCGGCTCCTATACCGCGCTGATCCTCAGCCATGCGGTGATCACGCTGCCCATCGTGATCTGGGTGCTGTTGCCGTCGTTCGACGGCATCCCGCGCAGCGTCTTCGAGGCAGCGCAAGTCGACGGATGCAGCGTCACGCGCATCCTCTGGCGCATCGCGCTGCCGCTGGTGGCGTCAGGTGTCGCGGTGTCGGCGATCCTCGCCTTCGTCTTCTCGTGGAACTACTTCCTGTTTGCGCTAGTGCTCTCCAATGGCGACACCAAGACGCTGATTGCGGCGGCCTTCAACTTCATCGGCGAAGGTTCGACGCAATGGGGCGCCCTCATGGCTGCGGCAACGCTGATCGCACTGCCGCCGCTGGTGCTGGCGGCCCTGGTCCAGCGCTGGCTGGTGTCCGGACTGACGCTCGGTGCGGTGAAAGGCTAG
- a CDS encoding zinc-dependent alcohol dehydrogenase family protein: MNLSPRPNSIMQAAVFHGNDRITIERVAMPDVATGEVLVRVSRAALCGSDFKLWHNGAEFTAGHEIFGVVEQPGHRLHGHRCAVYIPLHCGHCAACKRGDTQMCLEVSSLIGWNRPGGYAEYVPVPDNCLLPVPDDIEDSLAPLLLDTIGTSGHAVRFVSRVVPPSEAGPVLVMGAGPVGLGVVLALRAVGYNDIHVADPNAARLKIAQSFGAKAHPVGDTSKRFALIMECSGAHAARNLGIELVLPHGALVLVGENAAPWTIEEGKVFRRKDFYMIRTFYFPVSDFEPNVELLRKYKDEYRVLVDGEFGLPALPENFARFAKGELIKPVLALD; encoded by the coding sequence ATGAATTTGTCACCCCGTCCGAATTCGATCATGCAGGCCGCGGTCTTCCACGGCAACGACCGCATCACGATCGAGCGCGTGGCAATGCCCGACGTCGCAACCGGCGAAGTGCTGGTCCGCGTCTCGCGCGCAGCACTGTGCGGCTCGGACTTCAAGCTTTGGCACAACGGCGCCGAATTCACCGCAGGCCACGAGATTTTTGGCGTGGTCGAGCAGCCTGGTCACCGCCTGCACGGCCATCGCTGCGCCGTCTACATTCCCCTGCATTGCGGCCACTGCGCGGCGTGCAAGCGCGGCGATACCCAGATGTGCTTGGAAGTCTCCAGCCTGATCGGCTGGAACAGGCCGGGCGGCTATGCCGAATATGTGCCGGTGCCGGATAATTGCCTGCTGCCGGTGCCCGATGACATCGAGGACAGCCTCGCGCCGCTGCTGCTCGATACCATCGGCACATCAGGTCACGCCGTGCGCTTCGTCAGCCGCGTTGTGCCGCCGAGCGAGGCCGGCCCGGTCCTCGTCATGGGAGCGGGGCCTGTCGGCCTCGGCGTCGTGCTGGCGCTCCGCGCGGTCGGTTACAACGACATCCACGTCGCCGATCCGAATGCGGCACGCCTGAAGATCGCGCAATCCTTCGGCGCGAAGGCGCATCCGGTCGGCGATACCTCGAAGCGCTTCGCCCTCATCATGGAATGCTCCGGCGCGCATGCGGCGCGCAACCTCGGCATCGAGTTGGTCCTGCCGCACGGTGCACTGGTGCTGGTCGGCGAGAACGCCGCGCCCTGGACCATCGAGGAGGGCAAGGTGTTCCGCCGCAAGGATTTCTACATGATCCGGACGTTCTACTTTCCGGTTTCGGATTTCGAGCCGAATGTCGAGCTGCTGCGCAAGTACAAGGACGAATACCGCGTCCTCGTCGATGGCGAGTTCGGCCTGCCGGCGCTGCCCGAAAATTTCGCGCGCTTCGCCAAGGGCGAGCTGATCAAGCCCGTGCTGGCGCTGGATTAG
- a CDS encoding tagatose 1,6-diphosphate aldolase, translating to MRTIGKNRGLARLADADGHFRMVALDQRPPLFDAIAKAKGIARDQVEYSDVTAAKRLLVENLAPHCSSMLFDPNFAVPAAIDLLPPRCGLIMTLEEHRVEETAGGRKSRAITNWSVEKIRAMGGDAVKVLAWYRPDADAAVNEHQKRFVREIGEDCARHDIPYVLELLVYPFLGSANHTADYVESPSKLPGLVIDSVREFAKPEYGVDLLKLESPLAANDLPARDNSAAAKAAQKEFDAIGDICRERNIPWVLLSGGAAPEKFERVLDFAYAAGAGGFLAGRTIWLDAVLKNFPDRAAVSASLRKDGLGVLERLNQLTTAKGTPWKARFPVFTDIKQEGDFARAY from the coding sequence ATGAGAACGATTGGAAAGAACCGCGGCCTGGCACGGCTTGCTGACGCGGATGGCCACTTTCGCATGGTCGCGCTGGATCAGCGGCCGCCATTGTTCGATGCGATTGCGAAAGCAAAAGGCATCGCGCGGGACCAGGTCGAATATTCCGACGTCACGGCGGCCAAGCGTCTCCTCGTCGAAAACCTCGCGCCGCATTGCAGCTCGATGCTGTTCGACCCGAATTTCGCTGTGCCGGCAGCGATTGATCTGCTGCCGCCGCGCTGCGGCCTGATCATGACTCTCGAAGAGCACCGCGTCGAGGAGACCGCGGGCGGTCGCAAGTCGCGCGCGATTACGAACTGGAGCGTGGAAAAGATCCGGGCAATGGGCGGCGACGCCGTCAAGGTATTGGCCTGGTACCGTCCGGACGCTGATGCCGCGGTGAATGAGCACCAGAAGCGCTTCGTGCGTGAGATTGGCGAGGACTGCGCCCGCCATGACATTCCCTATGTCCTCGAATTGCTGGTCTACCCGTTCCTCGGCAGCGCCAATCACACCGCCGACTACGTGGAATCGCCAAGCAAGCTGCCGGGCCTCGTCATCGACAGCGTGCGCGAGTTTGCCAAGCCGGAATATGGCGTCGATCTCCTCAAGCTGGAGAGCCCGCTCGCGGCCAACGATCTGCCGGCGCGTGACAACAGCGCGGCGGCGAAGGCCGCGCAGAAGGAGTTTGATGCGATCGGCGACATCTGCCGTGAGCGCAACATCCCCTGGGTGCTGCTGTCGGGCGGCGCTGCGCCCGAAAAGTTCGAGCGGGTTCTCGATTTCGCCTATGCCGCGGGCGCCGGCGGCTTCCTCGCCGGTCGCACCATCTGGCTCGATGCCGTCCTGAAGAATTTTCCGGACCGTGCGGCGGTTTCGGCAAGCCTGCGCAAGGATGGCCTCGGCGTGCTGGAACGGCTCAACCAGCTGACCACGGCCAAGGGCACGCCATGGAAGGCGCGCTTTCCTGTTTTCACTGATATCAAGCAGGAAGGTGACTTCGCGCGCGCCTACTGA
- a CDS encoding sugar kinase: MADIGDLSALADVASKARPVHVICLGLSALDQVWRVDRLFAGQSEKIKAVGYGTLGGGMAANAAVAVAKLGASVAFWGRAGNDAAGHEMRSAFVTEGVDVENFRLFADGRSSVSGIIVDSSGERQIVNFRGLYPEATDWLPLEAVARASSVLADPRWVEGAATLFREARARGIPTLLDGDMADAEVFERLLPLTDHAIFSEPALASFAGSAEDESFAALARFGCRVIAVTRGEEGMSWHENGHVHRQAAYAVDVVDTTGAGDVFHGAYALAIGVGLNVRDAMAFSAAAAAMKCGHAGGRNGIPTINQCLAFMRTKP; encoded by the coding sequence GTGGCCGATATCGGAGATCTGTCGGCGCTGGCGGACGTCGCGTCCAAGGCGCGGCCCGTGCACGTGATCTGCCTGGGGCTGTCCGCGCTCGACCAGGTCTGGCGCGTCGATCGTCTGTTCGCGGGCCAAAGCGAGAAGATCAAGGCGGTCGGCTACGGCACGCTTGGCGGCGGTATGGCCGCCAACGCCGCGGTCGCGGTCGCAAAGCTCGGTGCTTCCGTCGCGTTCTGGGGCCGGGCAGGGAATGACGCCGCCGGCCACGAGATGCGATCGGCCTTTGTCACGGAAGGCGTCGATGTCGAGAATTTCCGGCTGTTTGCCGACGGCCGCTCCTCGGTTTCGGGAATCATCGTCGACAGTTCCGGCGAGCGGCAGATCGTCAATTTCCGCGGCCTTTATCCGGAAGCCACGGACTGGCTTCCGCTCGAAGCCGTCGCTCGTGCATCGTCCGTGCTGGCCGATCCGCGCTGGGTGGAGGGGGCCGCGACGCTGTTCCGGGAAGCACGTGCGCGCGGCATTCCGACACTGCTCGACGGCGACATGGCCGATGCCGAGGTGTTCGAGCGGCTGCTACCCCTGACCGATCACGCGATTTTCTCCGAGCCCGCGCTCGCATCCTTTGCCGGTTCTGCCGAAGACGAATCTTTCGCCGCACTCGCTCGCTTCGGCTGCCGCGTCATCGCGGTCACGCGCGGTGAGGAGGGCATGAGCTGGCACGAGAACGGCCACGTGCACCGGCAGGCCGCCTATGCCGTCGACGTCGTCGACACCACTGGCGCGGGCGACGTCTTCCACGGCGCCTACGCGCTCGCGATCGGCGTCGGCTTAAACGTGCGCGACGCCATGGCGTTTTCGGCGGCGGCGGCTGCGATGAAATGCGGCCACGCCGGTGGCCGCAACGGAATCCCCACCATCAACCAGTGTCTTGCATTCATGAGGACGAAGCCATGA
- a CDS encoding ABC transporter ATP-binding protein gives MASISIRNLVKRYGNFTVIPDLNLEIADTEFVVFVGPSGCGKSTLLRIIAGLEPISSGDLYIGDKRVNGVQAAQRDIAMVFQDYALYPHMRVYDNMSFALELRGTPRAEIDARVKRAAALLHIEPYLDRKPKELSGGQRQRVAMGRAIVRNPKAFLFDEPLSNLDAKLRGQVRAEIKALSQQLKTTMVFVTHDQIEAMTMADRIVVLQSGTIQQYDTPETVYERPANQFVAGFIGSPAMNFFPVEWRQERAILSQGGTAVPLDGDTAHRLRQAGNAVLGIRPEHFVAATDGIAITVKLVEPLGSDTLIHFDLADVSAIARVDPSLRPKVGDRITLRPQPGKTHLFDAANGEVLR, from the coding sequence ATGGCCTCGATCTCGATCCGCAATCTCGTCAAGCGCTACGGCAACTTCACCGTGATCCCCGATCTCAATCTGGAGATCGCGGACACCGAATTCGTCGTCTTCGTCGGGCCGTCAGGCTGCGGCAAGTCGACTTTGCTGCGGATTATCGCGGGTCTCGAGCCGATTTCATCCGGAGATCTCTATATCGGCGACAAGCGCGTCAACGGCGTGCAGGCCGCGCAGCGCGACATCGCCATGGTGTTCCAGGATTATGCGCTCTATCCGCATATGCGCGTCTACGACAACATGTCGTTTGCGCTGGAGCTGCGGGGAACGCCGAGGGCGGAGATCGACGCTCGCGTGAAGCGCGCCGCGGCGCTGCTGCATATCGAGCCCTACCTCGATCGCAAGCCGAAGGAGCTTTCCGGAGGCCAGCGCCAGCGCGTCGCTATGGGCCGCGCCATCGTGCGCAACCCCAAGGCGTTCCTGTTCGACGAGCCGCTGTCCAATCTCGACGCAAAACTGCGCGGCCAGGTGCGGGCGGAGATCAAGGCGCTTTCGCAGCAGCTGAAGACCACTATGGTCTTCGTGACCCACGACCAGATCGAGGCCATGACCATGGCCGACCGGATCGTGGTGCTCCAGAGCGGCACGATCCAGCAATACGACACGCCCGAGACGGTCTACGAGCGGCCGGCCAACCAGTTCGTGGCCGGCTTTATCGGCTCGCCCGCGATGAATTTTTTCCCGGTCGAATGGCGCCAGGAGCGTGCGATCCTCTCGCAAGGTGGAACGGCGGTGCCGCTCGACGGTGACACAGCGCACCGGCTGCGTCAGGCCGGCAATGCCGTGCTCGGCATTCGCCCCGAACATTTTGTCGCGGCCACCGATGGAATTGCCATCACCGTCAAGCTCGTTGAGCCGCTCGGCTCAGATACGCTGATCCATTTCGATCTCGCCGACGTTTCCGCCATTGCGCGGGTCGATCCGTCGTTGCGGCCGAAAGTCGGCGATCGCATCACGCTGCGTCCGCAACCGGGCAAGACGCATTTGTTCGATGCCGCCAACGGAGAGGTCTTGCGGTGA
- a CDS encoding carbohydrate ABC transporter permease produces the protein MSDTAATLTRDRQKLEMSALAAPAVIFTVAMIAFPVVYTIWLGFQTFSSTGKQSFAGLANYSKLISDYEFWHGLWITIALFVLSLVLQLVFGVWLALVLFHAQRLPGIVRSLFISPFMMPPVVAGMMWLVILDPSLGAANYILQSFGLPPSDWLASPAWVIPTVALIDSWQWTPYVALIVLGGLQSLPPSVYEAAQIDGASAFKTFQRITLPLLLPTIVTATILRSVDLLRFFDIIYITTQGGPGNASNTLNIYGFRVGFEFFNIGYASALMLTLTAIVFAAVLAFNRLRGAVAW, from the coding sequence ATGTCGGACACGGCTGCGACATTGACGCGGGACCGGCAGAAGCTGGAGATGTCGGCGCTTGCGGCGCCGGCCGTGATCTTCACGGTCGCGATGATCGCGTTTCCGGTCGTCTATACGATCTGGCTCGGTTTCCAGACTTTCTCCTCGACCGGCAAGCAATCCTTTGCGGGTCTCGCCAATTATTCGAAGCTGATCTCCGACTACGAGTTCTGGCACGGGCTGTGGATTACCATTGCGCTGTTCGTGCTGTCGTTGGTGCTCCAGCTCGTCTTCGGCGTTTGGCTCGCGCTGGTGCTGTTCCATGCCCAACGCCTGCCGGGAATCGTGCGCTCTCTGTTCATCTCCCCCTTCATGATGCCGCCGGTGGTGGCCGGCATGATGTGGCTCGTGATCCTGGATCCGTCGCTGGGCGCAGCCAACTACATCCTCCAGTCGTTCGGCCTGCCGCCGTCGGACTGGCTGGCCTCGCCGGCCTGGGTCATTCCGACGGTGGCGCTGATCGACAGCTGGCAGTGGACACCCTATGTCGCCTTGATCGTGCTGGGCGGCCTGCAGTCCTTGCCGCCGAGCGTCTACGAGGCCGCGCAGATCGACGGCGCATCTGCCTTCAAGACGTTCCAGCGCATCACGCTGCCACTGCTGCTGCCGACCATCGTCACCGCGACGATCCTGCGCAGCGTCGATCTGCTGCGCTTCTTCGACATTATCTACATCACCACCCAGGGCGGCCCGGGCAACGCTTCGAATACCCTCAACATCTACGGATTCCGCGTCGGCTTCGAATTCTTCAACATCGGTTACGCCAGCGCCCTGATGCTGACGCTGACGGCGATCGTGTTCGCCGCCGTGCTTGCCTTCAACCGCCTGCGCGGCGCGGTGGCGTGGTGA
- a CDS encoding PDR/VanB family oxidoreductase yields the protein MRVAAAKDEAAGIRSFVLVHPTGHELPPFAAGAHIDVHLDDHIVRQYSLSSSPSERDRYRIAVLLKLNGRGGSVAMHKNQEGDFIEISGPRNHFALAGPETSLHMMLAGGIGVTPMMSMIPELEAKGADYVLHYCTRTPENTAFLKDLGPGVEAKKVRLHHDNGDPSQGLDIKALVAAYVPGMHIYFCGPPGFMAAIKENLGAWPPHAVHFEYFSAPESDTVHENHPFKIAIRKTGEVLDVSPSETIVDVLRARGYSIETDCREGFCGTCITRYVEGVPEHRDCVLSAEERKKFLMICCARAESPSLTLDL from the coding sequence GTGCGAGTTGCCGCCGCAAAGGACGAAGCCGCAGGTATTCGCTCGTTTGTGCTGGTTCATCCCACTGGCCATGAGCTTCCGCCGTTTGCTGCAGGTGCACATATCGATGTGCATCTCGATGACCATATCGTCCGCCAGTATTCGCTTTCCAGTTCTCCCAGCGAACGAGACAGATATCGCATCGCCGTTCTTCTGAAGCTGAACGGCCGCGGCGGCTCGGTTGCAATGCACAAGAATCAGGAAGGCGATTTCATCGAGATCTCAGGGCCCCGAAACCATTTTGCATTGGCCGGACCGGAAACCAGCCTGCATATGATGCTCGCCGGCGGTATCGGCGTCACGCCGATGATGTCGATGATTCCCGAGCTCGAGGCTAAGGGCGCGGATTACGTTCTGCATTACTGCACGCGTACCCCCGAGAACACGGCGTTTCTTAAAGATCTCGGTCCGGGTGTGGAAGCCAAAAAAGTTCGGCTTCACCACGACAATGGCGATCCTTCGCAAGGTCTCGACATCAAGGCGCTCGTCGCTGCTTACGTTCCGGGAATGCACATCTACTTCTGCGGTCCGCCTGGTTTCATGGCGGCGATTAAGGAGAATCTCGGCGCGTGGCCGCCGCATGCGGTTCACTTCGAGTACTTCTCAGCGCCGGAATCTGACACCGTTCACGAAAATCATCCGTTCAAAATAGCGATCCGCAAAACCGGCGAAGTCCTCGATGTCAGCCCATCGGAAACAATCGTCGATGTGCTGCGCGCGCGTGGTTACAGCATCGAAACAGATTGTCGCGAAGGCTTTTGCGGAACGTGTATCACGCGATACGTGGAGGGCGTGCCTGAACATCGCG
- a CDS encoding LysR family transcriptional regulator translates to MNLRQLETFFWGAKLGSFVGASNRLRSTQSTVSMRIQELERELGVVLFERNQRSLRLTSKGRVLLPLAEQMIQLEAEIRSVILASEAFSGTLRIGVAEVISVTWLPRLIKTMRETYPKISIEMEEALTLPLIDELRAGALDLVLAPGLHIENTFRSRHLGTMEFYWMASPSLPLPAGPITPRDMTAWPIITLSPQSHHRRSIDEWFQSGGVAFKRFDTCKSLNVAASLAAAGLGITFLPKRCYDKELKNGTLRIIETKPLMSGVLFSATTHIDGTQPLAEMAAALAADISDFEQKSPS, encoded by the coding sequence TTGAACCTCAGACAATTGGAAACCTTTTTCTGGGGTGCAAAGCTCGGCAGCTTCGTCGGAGCTTCCAATCGTCTCAGATCGACGCAATCGACGGTGTCGATGCGAATTCAGGAGCTTGAGCGCGAGCTTGGCGTCGTCCTGTTTGAGCGAAATCAACGAAGCTTGCGCCTGACTTCCAAGGGACGCGTGCTGCTTCCGCTGGCCGAGCAAATGATTCAGCTCGAAGCGGAAATCCGTTCCGTCATCCTCGCATCCGAAGCGTTTTCAGGCACGCTGCGGATTGGCGTTGCCGAAGTGATCTCGGTGACATGGCTTCCGCGCCTGATCAAGACGATGCGGGAAACCTATCCCAAGATCAGTATCGAGATGGAGGAAGCGCTGACCTTGCCGTTAATCGACGAGTTGCGCGCTGGCGCGTTAGATCTGGTCTTGGCTCCGGGCTTGCATATCGAAAACACATTCAGGTCGAGACATCTTGGCACGATGGAGTTTTACTGGATGGCAAGCCCTTCGCTTCCATTGCCCGCAGGGCCGATCACGCCGCGCGATATGACTGCCTGGCCAATCATTACGTTATCTCCTCAGTCGCACCACCGCCGTTCAATCGACGAATGGTTTCAATCCGGGGGCGTCGCCTTCAAGCGATTTGATACCTGCAAGAGCCTGAACGTGGCGGCGTCGCTCGCAGCCGCCGGCTTGGGAATTACGTTTTTGCCAAAACGATGTTACGATAAGGAGTTAAAGAACGGCACTCTTCGCATCATCGAGACGAAGCCGTTGATGTCGGGGGTGTTGTTCAGCGCGACCACCCATATAGACGGCACACAGCCGCTGGCTGAAATGGCCGCCGCACTCGCAGCCGACATCAGTGATTTCGAACAAAAGTCCCCTTCTTAG
- a CDS encoding mandelate racemase/muconate lactonizing enzyme family protein — protein sequence MTTDGFTIRSIEAFCYRYPLATPVVTSFGKMLNRPAVFVRAVDEDGVEGWGEVWSNFPAPGAEHRTRLVNEVLAPGLVGRSFEGPARAFGTLTEGTEVLALQCGEPGPFAQAISGIDLALWDLSARRRRLPLWRLLGGQSSQIKVYASGINPGGAAQTAEAALKRGHRALKLKVGFGAETDLANLAALRGIVGAGMLAADANQGWSVAQALTMLPRLAEFDLCWLEEPIRADRPREEWRKLRASAEMPIAAGENIASAEGFKQVLAEDVLGVVQPDIAKWGGLSACAGLARDILEAGKTFCPHYLGGGIGLLASAHLLAGIGGDGWLEVDANDNPLRDLFCGPVARVKGGMISLGEGPGLDLLPDLSTIVNYRSL from the coding sequence ATGACGACTGACGGCTTCACCATCCGCTCGATCGAGGCATTCTGCTATCGCTATCCGCTGGCGACCCCAGTGGTGACCTCGTTCGGTAAAATGCTCAACCGTCCCGCCGTCTTCGTTCGCGCTGTCGACGAAGACGGCGTCGAGGGATGGGGGGAGGTCTGGTCGAACTTTCCGGCACCAGGTGCGGAGCATCGCACCCGGCTCGTCAATGAGGTGCTTGCACCCGGCCTCGTCGGCCGCAGCTTCGAGGGTCCTGCCCGGGCTTTCGGGACCCTGACTGAGGGCACCGAGGTGTTGGCGCTTCAATGCGGCGAGCCCGGTCCGTTCGCACAGGCAATTTCGGGCATCGATCTGGCGCTATGGGATCTCTCCGCGCGCCGCCGGCGTTTGCCGCTGTGGCGGCTGCTGGGCGGGCAGTCGAGTCAGATCAAGGTCTATGCCAGCGGCATCAATCCCGGTGGTGCCGCGCAGACGGCCGAAGCCGCGCTTAAGCGCGGCCATCGCGCGCTTAAGCTGAAGGTCGGGTTCGGTGCCGAGACCGACCTCGCCAATCTGGCCGCGCTGCGCGGGATCGTCGGCGCGGGCATGCTGGCTGCGGATGCTAATCAGGGCTGGTCGGTGGCGCAGGCGCTGACGATGCTGCCGCGGCTCGCCGAGTTTGATCTGTGCTGGCTGGAAGAGCCGATCCGCGCCGACCGACCGCGTGAGGAATGGCGCAAGCTGCGCGCGAGCGCAGAAATGCCGATTGCCGCCGGCGAGAACATCGCGAGCGCCGAAGGATTCAAGCAAGTCCTCGCGGAGGACGTGCTCGGCGTGGTTCAGCCCGATATCGCGAAATGGGGCGGGCTCAGCGCCTGCGCCGGACTGGCGCGTGACATTCTCGAGGCCGGCAAGACGTTCTGCCCGCATTATCTCGGCGGCGGCATCGGACTGCTGGCCTCGGCGCATCTGCTGGCCGGCATAGGTGGAGACGGTTGGCTGGAGGTTGATGCCAACGACAACCCGCTACGCGATCTATTTTGTGGTCCTGTCGCTAGGGTAAAAGGCGGAATGATCAGCTTGGGCGAGGGACCGGGGCTCGACCTTTTGCCTGACCTCTCCACGATTGTGAATTATCGTAGCCTCTAG
- a CDS encoding ABC transporter substrate-binding protein yields the protein MKARMLATHVALPVFAIAAVSAQAHAADFDWTKFKGKTVTFLANNNPVAQALLTYKADFEKLTGMTLKVDGYQEQQMRQRLVTVMNANSDEVDVFMTLPSREGEQFAAAGWYGDLTTMAKNEVAKDYDPNGLSQALLKAATFNGKLTSMPMNIEGPIFYYRTDIFKKCGLEAPKTIKDVEAAAEKMKACDSSVTPFVSRGLKPAVAYTFSNMLHNIGGSYIAGGKSNLCSAKGKEALDTYSRLLRDFGPPGVVNYSFQQISALYRSGRAAMAFESSNELRTVMDGGARLKDTGLLPFPAGEAGQVPTTIGWGMAVSSHSKQPDAAWYFVQWATSPEVQKKMALQGIAPPRPSVAKDPEYRKWIDEEPVRKEWQAALDVLATKGSSEVGYPIVANPESREFIGQAVQDLILKQKPLDQACADADKALDALIAQK from the coding sequence ATGAAGGCCAGGATGCTTGCGACGCATGTCGCCTTGCCCGTCTTCGCGATTGCCGCCGTCAGCGCGCAGGCGCATGCCGCCGATTTCGACTGGACGAAGTTCAAGGGCAAGACCGTCACATTTCTCGCCAACAACAATCCGGTTGCGCAGGCGCTGCTGACCTACAAGGCCGATTTCGAGAAGCTGACCGGCATGACCCTCAAGGTCGATGGCTATCAGGAACAGCAGATGCGCCAGCGTCTGGTGACCGTCATGAACGCGAACAGCGATGAGGTCGACGTGTTCATGACGCTGCCCTCGCGCGAGGGCGAGCAGTTCGCCGCTGCCGGCTGGTACGGCGATCTCACCACGATGGCCAAGAACGAGGTCGCCAAGGACTACGACCCCAACGGGCTGAGCCAGGCGTTGCTGAAGGCTGCGACCTTCAACGGCAAGCTGACCAGCATGCCGATGAACATCGAAGGGCCGATTTTCTACTACCGCACCGACATCTTCAAGAAGTGCGGCCTCGAGGCGCCGAAGACCATCAAGGACGTCGAGGCTGCCGCCGAGAAGATGAAGGCCTGCGACAGCTCGGTGACGCCGTTCGTCTCGCGCGGCCTCAAGCCCGCGGTCGCCTACACCTTCTCCAATATGTTGCACAATATCGGCGGCAGCTACATCGCAGGCGGCAAATCGAACCTCTGCTCGGCCAAGGGCAAGGAGGCGCTCGATACCTATAGCCGGCTGCTGCGCGACTTCGGACCGCCGGGCGTCGTCAACTACAGCTTCCAGCAGATTTCCGCGCTCTACCGCAGCGGCCGTGCCGCAATGGCGTTCGAATCGTCGAACGAGCTGCGCACCGTGATGGACGGCGGGGCGCGCCTCAAGGACACCGGGCTGTTGCCGTTCCCGGCGGGCGAGGCCGGCCAGGTCCCCACCACGATCGGCTGGGGCATGGCGGTGTCCTCGCATAGCAAGCAACCGGATGCGGCATGGTACTTCGTGCAATGGGCGACCAGCCCCGAGGTGCAGAAAAAGATGGCGCTCCAGGGCATTGCTCCGCCGCGTCCGTCGGTCGCCAAGGATCCTGAGTACCGGAAGTGGATCGACGAGGAGCCGGTGCGCAAGGAATGGCAAGCTGCGCTTGACGTTCTCGCGACGAAGGGCTCGTCCGAGGTCGGCTATCCCATCGTCGCCAATCCGGAATCGCGCGAGTTCATCGGTCAGGCGGTGCAAGACCTGATCCTGAAGCAGAAGCCGCTAGATCAGGCTTGCGCGGATGCCGACAAGGCGCTCGATGCGCTGATCGCGCAGAAGTAG